The segment TTTTCGCGCTGAACGTGAGCTCGTTGAGCGCTTCCTCGACCCGCAGGCCCCGCACCTGGTCAGCGACCAGGCGGGCCTTTTGCGGGGAGATCCGCGCGAAACGCAGTTTTGCAATCGTTTCCATCGTTCGTCCTCAGCGCGACTTCTTGTTCGCGATATGACCCTTGAAGGTCCGCGTCAAGGCAAATTCGCCCAGCTTGTGGCCCACCATGTTCTCGTTGACGAGGACAGGCACGTGCTGCCGGCCGTTGTGGACGGCGATGGTCAGCCCGACCATTTGCGGGATGATCATCGAACGCCGAGACCAGGTCTTGATCGGTCGACGATCGTTCTTCTCGACCGCGTCTTCCACCTTCTTGCGCAGGTGATGGTCGACGAACGGGCCTTTCTTCAGTGAACGCGGCATGCTGGGACTCCGTTACTTCTTACGCCGACGCACGATCATGCCGTCGGTACGCTTGTTATTGCGGGTCTTGTAACCCTTGGTCGGACGACCCCACGGGGTCACCGGATGACGGCCGAAGTTGCGGCCTTCGCCACCACCATGCGGGTGGTCGACCGGGTTCATGGCGGTACCACGCACAGTCGGACGAACACCCTTCCAGCGCTTCGCGCCGGCCTTGCCGTACTTCTTCAGGCTGTGCTCGGAATGACCGACTTCGCCCACCACGGCGCGGCACTCGGACAGGACGCGGCGCATCTCGCCCGAACCCAGGCGCAGGGTCGCGTGCTGCCCTTCACGGGCCACGACCTGTGCGGACGTCCCGGCGGACCGGACCATCTGGGCGCCCTTGCCGGGCTTGAGCTCGACACAATGGACCGTGGTACCGACCGGAATCGAGCGCAGCGGCATCGCGTTGCCCGGGCGAATCGGGGCCTGGTTTCCACTCGCGACCTGGTCGCCCTGGTTCAGACCCTTCGGCGCGATGATGTAGCGACGCTCGCCGTCGGCGTACAGCAACAGGGCCAGGTGGGCGCTGCGGTTCGGATCATACTCCAGACGCTCGACCCGCGCCGGCACGTTGTCCTTGTTGCGCTTGAAGTCGACCACGCGGTAACGCTGCTTGTGCCCGCCCCCCACGTGCCGCGTCGTAATACGGCCCGTATTGTTACGGCCGCCGGTGCGGGTCTTTTTCTCGACCAGCGCGGCATGCGGCGCACCCTTGTACAGGTTGTCGCCACGGATCTGTACCGCGTGACGACGACCGGCCGAAGTCGGATTCGTCTTGATAATCGCCATGACTAGACCTGGTCTCCTTCACCCATGTCGATGCTCTCGCCTTCGGCCAGCGCGACATAGGCCTTCTTCCAGTGATTGCGGCGCCCGAAGAGGCGGCCAAAGCGCTTCTTCTTGCCCTGCTGGTTCAGGGTGCGGACATTCTCGACCCGCACCTGGAACAGATGCTCGACCGCCGCCTTGATCTCTTCTTTGCTCGCATCAGGCAGCACGCGGAAGACGTACTGACCGACTTCGCCGGCCATGGTGGATTTCTCGGAAACCACCGGGCCCTGAATTACCTGCATCAGACGCGCATTCATGCCAGCCACTCCTCAACCTTGCGGATCGCCGCCTCGGTCATCACGACCGTCTCCGCGCCGACCAGGTTGGCCGGGTTGATGCCGGCCACGTCGACGACGTCGATGTGCGGGACGTTACCCAGCGCACGAGCGGTCATGTCATCGGCCTCGG is part of the Thioalkalivibrio sp. K90mix genome and harbors:
- the rpsS gene encoding 30S ribosomal protein S19; its protein translation is MPRSLKKGPFVDHHLRKKVEDAVEKNDRRPIKTWSRRSMIIPQMVGLTIAVHNGRQHVPVLVNENMVGHKLGEFALTRTFKGHIANKKSR
- the rplB gene encoding 50S ribosomal protein L2, whose translation is MAIIKTNPTSAGRRHAVQIRGDNLYKGAPHAALVEKKTRTGGRNNTGRITTRHVGGGHKQRYRVVDFKRNKDNVPARVERLEYDPNRSAHLALLLYADGERRYIIAPKGLNQGDQVASGNQAPIRPGNAMPLRSIPVGTTVHCVELKPGKGAQMVRSAGTSAQVVAREGQHATLRLGSGEMRRVLSECRAVVGEVGHSEHSLKKYGKAGAKRWKGVRPTVRGTAMNPVDHPHGGGEGRNFGRHPVTPWGRPTKGYKTRNNKRTDGMIVRRRKK
- the rplW gene encoding 50S ribosomal protein L23 — translated: MNARLMQVIQGPVVSEKSTMAGEVGQYVFRVLPDASKEEIKAAVEHLFQVRVENVRTLNQQGKKKRFGRLFGRRNHWKKAYVALAEGESIDMGEGDQV